In the Candidatus Saccharimonas aalborgensis genome, one interval contains:
- a CDS encoding YifB family Mg chelatase-like AAA ATPase: MAPVGFEGHIIEVESDITKGLPSLQIVGLANKAIEEAKERVKSAIANSLLEYPSRRITVNLAPAELPKYGTHYDLPIALAILASSGQIRQKELENNVFAGELALDGSIRPILCAITVAETAKRVGAKRIYLPVENAPQAQLLSSIEVIGISSLKDIYLHLKGEKILQQYRHQVHRRVTEPSTPLLDDIYGQEQAKRALIVAAAGHHNILFTGLPGAGKTMLAKALANLLPTLDVDEQLLVTKLHALAGLTEGDIITERPFRSPHHSSSMVAITGGGSQIKPGEVSLAHLGVLFLDEIPEYSRVVLEALRQPLEDRVISISRANAKATFPANFMLVATMNPCPCGFYGDQTRECTCSQAQVLAYRKRLSGPLLDRIDMIIPISRIPTEKLLLSDELSSKQHSEAQSSIISARNVQIKRYGSSHKNNSSLSTSDIRRYVPLKQSEKLFLDTAANRLGLTARGYFKILRVARTIADLEGSSSVSIPHIAEALQYRQSA; this comes from the coding sequence GTGGCGCCAGTCGGATTTGAGGGCCACATCATTGAAGTTGAAAGTGACATCACAAAAGGCCTCCCCAGTCTACAGATTGTTGGCTTAGCTAACAAGGCTATCGAGGAAGCAAAAGAACGTGTCAAAAGTGCAATCGCAAACTCTCTCTTGGAGTACCCTTCACGACGCATCACGGTGAACCTTGCACCAGCAGAGCTGCCCAAGTACGGAACACACTACGATCTTCCCATCGCACTCGCTATACTCGCTTCAAGTGGTCAAATACGACAAAAAGAGCTCGAGAACAATGTCTTTGCAGGGGAGCTAGCACTTGATGGCTCGATTCGTCCTATACTATGCGCCATTACTGTTGCAGAGACCGCTAAGCGTGTTGGAGCAAAAAGAATATATTTGCCTGTCGAAAATGCTCCTCAGGCACAGCTTCTCTCTTCGATCGAAGTAATCGGCATTTCATCTCTCAAGGATATATACCTCCATCTGAAGGGTGAGAAGATTCTACAACAATACCGTCACCAAGTACATCGTCGTGTCACTGAGCCCTCGACCCCACTCTTGGATGATATCTACGGGCAAGAGCAGGCCAAGCGCGCCCTTATTGTCGCCGCTGCAGGCCATCATAATATCTTGTTTACAGGGCTACCCGGCGCCGGTAAAACGATGCTCGCAAAGGCATTAGCAAACCTTCTGCCGACGCTTGATGTTGATGAACAGTTATTGGTTACGAAACTGCACGCACTCGCTGGTCTAACAGAGGGAGATATCATCACGGAACGTCCCTTTCGCTCCCCTCACCATAGTTCAAGCATGGTGGCCATCACTGGAGGCGGTAGTCAGATAAAGCCTGGCGAGGTGAGTCTAGCCCATCTAGGAGTGCTTTTTCTCGATGAGATTCCCGAATATAGCCGCGTCGTCCTCGAAGCTCTCCGCCAACCACTTGAGGATCGTGTTATCTCAATCTCGAGGGCAAATGCTAAAGCAACCTTCCCTGCAAATTTTATGCTAGTTGCGACAATGAACCCATGCCCCTGTGGCTTCTACGGAGATCAGACGCGCGAGTGTACCTGCTCCCAAGCTCAAGTTTTAGCCTATAGAAAGCGCCTATCCGGACCGCTCTTGGACAGAATAGATATGATTATTCCCATTTCTCGAATACCAACAGAAAAGCTTCTCTTATCCGATGAGTTGTCAAGTAAACAACATTCTGAAGCACAATCTTCGATCATTTCTGCAAGAAATGTGCAGATTAAAAGATATGGCAGTAGTCATAAAAACAACAGTTCCTTATCAACTAGTGACATTAGACGATACGTCCCACTCAAGCAGAGTGAAAAACTATTTCTGGATACTGCAGCAAACCGATTGGGGCTAACTGCTCGCGGCTATTTCAAGATACTGAGAGTTGCTCGTACAATTGCTGACCTAGAGGGTAGTAGTTCTGTATCAATTCCCCATATTGCCGAAGCCTTACAATATCGACAAAGCGCTTGA
- a CDS encoding type IV secretory system conjugative DNA transfer family protein, producing the protein MGSSLNVFITMFVVASFIIAISAIAFLMYRKTLREAKNYERGLKMVPIMIHLPPASDDIEVNSRDKRDVTEEALSQANVMYNIISSTATKGFKSKIYGQRHLSFEIVARNGLVYYYAVVPVVLIDAVKQSVAAAYPSSRLEEVSEHTVFSQVGKLSGTIGGEFTLKKHFSHPIATYTESKRDASRALLNALSAATREDGIGVQILIRPARENWTSSSRRAVEKIKKDRATGKTAHGGFFTLRDMTEALWRPPNPAENHPTEHTVNTQLTALEQQEIDAIEEKTRYPGFETLVRVVVSSNTAAHAQVLLKNVVSAFSLFDSPNNNGFSFSISKNIDELVSAYVFRFFPQTLSSNILNSIELASVFHLPDQDSIPTSQVQRQMSKQVDGPTQVMEEGLLLGYNEFRGVKKPIRLGDKDRRRHIHIIGQTGVGKSVLLENLAYQDMMDGRGFAFIDPHGDSVEALLSKVPKERVEDVIYFNPSDMANPTGLNMFEFDHPDQKDFLVQEAIAMLYGLYDPGHTGIVGPRLEHIFRNCALLLMSDPAGGTFIDIPKLLVDEEFMKSKLKYVTDQQVLDFWTKEFPASQRSSEAGEVISWVVSKFGPFISNDAMRNIIGQTKSGFNIAEVMNNKKILLVNLSKGKMGDLNSKLLGIIFVMKFQAAAMARANMAEEERKDFTLFVDEFQNFATDSFGTILSEARKYRLSLVLGNQFMTQLKEDLREAIIGNVGTTVTGRIGITDAEIMVKRYAAAFDAEDLTKLPNHESVVVAQIQGVPSAPFSMSWIPAMGQANQQLSDALKRLSAAKYGRPRAKVEQEIFTRLTVKKSLSPQTPGGLPTMSGAPGVAGIPAATSASSGSSFLDEWLAKRKQLSTAPASQTAAQAASIANPVTNTIDTTSNGQVLTASPSIQQASQPVIPATGVVESDKLTLRGGDEVASNEVSVKIR; encoded by the coding sequence ATGGGTAGTTCGTTGAATGTTTTTATAACGATGTTTGTTGTTGCAAGTTTTATTATTGCAATCTCGGCAATAGCGTTTTTGATGTATCGTAAAACTCTTCGAGAGGCAAAAAACTATGAACGGGGACTAAAGATGGTGCCAATTATGATCCATTTGCCCCCCGCAAGTGACGATATCGAGGTAAATAGTCGGGATAAACGCGATGTTACAGAGGAAGCGCTTTCCCAGGCGAATGTTATGTACAACATAATCTCCAGTACGGCTACTAAGGGGTTTAAGAGTAAGATTTACGGCCAGCGTCACTTATCATTCGAAATAGTCGCTCGCAACGGATTAGTCTACTACTATGCCGTGGTGCCTGTCGTATTGATTGACGCGGTAAAGCAGTCAGTGGCGGCCGCCTATCCGTCGTCTCGACTCGAAGAAGTTTCGGAGCACACGGTCTTTAGCCAAGTTGGAAAATTGAGCGGCACGATTGGCGGAGAGTTCACGCTTAAAAAACATTTTTCGCATCCAATAGCAACTTACACTGAGTCCAAGCGTGATGCTTCTCGTGCCCTTCTAAATGCTCTCTCTGCTGCGACGCGTGAAGATGGAATTGGTGTACAAATTCTGATCCGTCCTGCTCGCGAGAACTGGACATCAAGCTCGCGCAGGGCTGTAGAAAAGATAAAAAAGGATCGAGCAACTGGAAAAACGGCTCACGGTGGTTTTTTTACTCTTAGAGATATGACTGAAGCATTATGGCGTCCACCTAACCCTGCCGAAAACCACCCTACAGAGCATACGGTGAATACGCAACTTACTGCACTTGAGCAACAAGAGATTGATGCAATCGAGGAAAAAACGCGATATCCTGGCTTTGAGACGTTAGTGAGAGTGGTAGTCTCATCAAATACCGCAGCGCACGCGCAGGTACTCCTGAAAAATGTCGTATCGGCCTTTTCGCTGTTTGATTCACCAAACAATAATGGGTTCTCGTTTTCGATTTCCAAAAATATTGATGAACTTGTGTCCGCGTATGTATTTCGTTTTTTCCCCCAAACCCTATCAAGCAATATTCTGAACAGCATTGAGCTGGCCTCAGTTTTTCATTTGCCAGACCAAGATAGTATCCCTACATCCCAGGTGCAGCGGCAGATGAGCAAGCAGGTTGATGGTCCCACGCAGGTCATGGAAGAGGGGTTGTTACTGGGCTATAACGAATTCCGTGGGGTCAAAAAACCGATTAGGTTGGGCGATAAAGACAGGCGCAGGCACATACACATAATTGGTCAGACAGGTGTCGGTAAATCTGTATTACTAGAGAACCTTGCGTATCAGGACATGATGGATGGACGAGGATTCGCATTTATTGATCCTCATGGTGACTCTGTCGAGGCGCTTCTTAGCAAGGTGCCGAAAGAGCGCGTAGAAGACGTCATCTACTTTAACCCGAGCGACATGGCGAATCCGACGGGGCTTAATATGTTTGAATTTGATCACCCAGATCAAAAAGATTTCTTAGTCCAAGAGGCGATCGCTATGCTCTATGGTTTGTACGACCCGGGACACACCGGTATCGTGGGACCACGTCTCGAGCATATTTTTCGTAACTGTGCGCTACTCCTTATGAGTGATCCAGCGGGTGGTACGTTTATTGACATTCCAAAGCTTCTTGTGGACGAGGAGTTCATGAAGAGTAAATTAAAATATGTTACTGACCAGCAAGTTCTCGACTTTTGGACAAAAGAATTTCCGGCATCGCAACGTTCGAGTGAGGCGGGTGAGGTAATAAGTTGGGTAGTATCGAAGTTTGGGCCGTTTATTAGTAATGATGCAATGCGGAATATAATTGGTCAGACAAAGAGTGGATTTAATATTGCCGAGGTGATGAACAATAAAAAAATTCTTCTCGTTAACCTATCTAAAGGGAAAATGGGTGATCTTAACTCTAAGCTGCTGGGTATTATATTCGTAATGAAGTTTCAGGCGGCTGCGATGGCTCGTGCAAATATGGCAGAAGAGGAAAGGAAAGACTTTACACTTTTCGTCGATGAGTTCCAGAACTTTGCGACCGATAGTTTCGGGACTATTTTGTCGGAAGCTCGAAAATATAGGTTGAGCTTGGTGCTTGGTAACCAGTTTATGACACAGCTAAAAGAAGATTTAAGAGAAGCTATTATTGGAAATGTCGGGACAACAGTGACTGGTCGTATTGGTATCACTGATGCGGAAATTATGGTAAAGCGCTATGCGGCCGCATTTGACGCGGAGGATCTCACTAAACTTCCAAATCACGAATCGGTGGTTGTGGCACAGATACAGGGTGTTCCGTCTGCTCCCTTTAGCATGAGCTGGATACCGGCGATGGGGCAGGCAAATCAGCAGCTAAGTGATGCACTGAAGCGACTTTCGGCGGCAAAATACGGACGCCCAAGAGCTAAAGTTGAGCAGGAGATATTTACCAGGTTAACCGTGAAGAAATCTCTTTCACCACAAACTCCCGGAGGTTTACCTACAATGTCGGGTGCCCCCGGAGTTGCCGGTATTCCCGCAGCAACATCGGCTTCGTCCGGATCCTCATTTCTTGATGAGTGGCTGGCAAAGCGGAAACAACTTTCGACTGCACCGGCTTCACAGACTGCTGCGCAGGCAGCTTCTATCGCGAATCCCGTTACAAATACTATCGACACCACCAGCAACGGGCAGGTATTGACCGCTTCACCATCTATACAACAAGCAAGCCAGCCGGTCATTCCCGCTACTGGCGTAGTAGAATCCGATAAGCTGACGCTCCGAGGTGGAGATGAAGTGGCGTCTAATGAGGTATCAGTAAAGATTCGTTAG
- the gyrB gene encoding DNA topoisomerase (ATP-hydrolyzing) subunit B: MAKQKDDGSYDGSQIQVLEGLEPVRKRPGMYIGSTGYDGVHHLIKEIADNSVDEAIAGYATRVDVKILNDGGITITDDGRGIPVDKHPKTGVSTLETVLTVLHAGGKFGGGGYKVSSGLHGVGSSVVNALSSRLCAEVVKDGELYQITFERGKALEPLRKLGKTDRPQGTSITFYPDPEIFKETIAFDYKWVVSYLRHQAYLTKGVYTSVHDERTNEKQAFYFEGGIKSYVKNLNIGKEVLGDSVFYVERQVEDSMIEVAVQYNDSFVEIIRPFANNVLTPDGGTHLIGFRAALTRVINDYARKSGLLKEKEENLSGDDIREGLTAVILVKLPDPQFEGQTKNKLGNPEVRRYVEQVMNEYFAYYLEENPEVAKKIVGKALLAARARKAARAARDNVLRKGALDGMGLPGKLWDCSSKSPAESEIYIVEGNSAAGSAKEGRDNRTQAILPLRGKVLNTERARLDKMFANKEIVAMIQAFGVGIGDSFDINGLRYHKIIIMTDADVDGSHISTLLLTFFFRYMKEIVEGGYVYLAKPPLFSINKGQKKQYVYDEPQLDEALEATIADRKMRGIAIDENEDRMKQAGVTVSRFKGLGEMDAEQLWDTTMNPENRVLIKVNVEDAERADAIFTKLMGDDVSLRKNFIQSEAKNAKLEELDI; encoded by the coding sequence ATGGCTAAACAAAAAGATGACGGCTCTTATGATGGCTCACAGATTCAAGTTTTAGAGGGGCTTGAGCCAGTCAGAAAACGCCCGGGGATGTATATTGGGAGTACCGGATATGACGGTGTCCACCACCTTATTAAAGAAATCGCAGATAACTCAGTTGATGAAGCTATCGCGGGTTATGCAACACGGGTCGATGTGAAAATCCTTAATGACGGTGGTATCACAATAACAGATGATGGACGTGGTATACCGGTGGACAAGCATCCCAAAACGGGTGTTAGTACGCTGGAGACGGTGCTAACAGTCCTCCATGCGGGTGGTAAGTTTGGCGGTGGCGGCTATAAAGTATCATCTGGCCTTCATGGAGTAGGCTCGAGCGTTGTTAACGCGCTCTCGTCTCGACTCTGTGCTGAAGTGGTAAAAGACGGTGAACTCTATCAGATCACTTTTGAACGCGGCAAGGCGCTAGAGCCGCTCAGGAAACTTGGAAAAACCGATAGACCACAGGGAACATCGATTACTTTTTACCCAGATCCCGAAATATTCAAAGAAACGATAGCTTTTGACTACAAGTGGGTTGTAAGCTATCTCCGACATCAAGCATATCTAACCAAGGGCGTCTATACATCAGTCCATGACGAGCGTACAAATGAGAAGCAGGCGTTTTATTTCGAAGGTGGTATCAAAAGCTATGTAAAAAATCTTAACATTGGTAAAGAAGTGTTGGGCGATAGTGTCTTCTATGTCGAACGCCAAGTAGAGGACTCGATGATTGAGGTTGCTGTCCAATACAATGACAGCTTTGTCGAGATTATACGGCCGTTTGCGAACAACGTCTTGACACCAGATGGGGGCACTCATTTGATTGGTTTTCGTGCTGCACTTACGAGAGTAATAAATGATTATGCTCGAAAATCGGGTCTACTAAAAGAAAAGGAAGAAAACCTGTCTGGAGATGATATCCGTGAAGGTTTAACGGCCGTAATTTTAGTCAAACTACCTGATCCTCAGTTTGAGGGACAAACCAAGAACAAACTTGGAAATCCCGAAGTTCGCCGTTATGTTGAGCAGGTAATGAACGAATACTTCGCGTATTATCTCGAAGAGAACCCTGAGGTTGCAAAGAAAATAGTTGGGAAAGCACTTTTAGCCGCCCGTGCCCGTAAGGCCGCCCGTGCTGCTCGCGATAACGTATTGCGCAAGGGTGCACTTGATGGTATGGGGCTTCCAGGAAAGCTATGGGATTGCTCGAGTAAAAGTCCTGCAGAGAGCGAGATTTATATCGTAGAGGGTAACTCAGCTGCGGGCTCAGCCAAAGAGGGGCGTGACAATCGTACTCAGGCAATACTTCCTCTGAGAGGAAAGGTGCTGAATACTGAACGCGCGCGACTCGATAAGATGTTCGCCAATAAAGAGATCGTGGCCATGATTCAAGCGTTTGGTGTTGGGATTGGTGATAGCTTTGATATTAATGGACTTCGCTACCACAAAATTATTATTATGACCGACGCTGATGTTGACGGTAGCCACATTTCAACCCTGTTACTAACATTTTTCTTCCGCTACATGAAAGAGATCGTCGAAGGTGGGTATGTCTACCTGGCAAAGCCGCCACTCTTTAGCATTAACAAGGGTCAAAAAAAGCAATATGTATATGATGAACCGCAGCTTGATGAAGCGCTTGAAGCAACAATTGCTGACAGAAAGATGCGTGGTATCGCGATTGACGAAAACGAAGATCGTATGAAGCAAGCCGGTGTCACTGTGTCACGCTTTAAGGGACTCGGTGAAATGGACGCCGAACAGCTGTGGGATACAACAATGAATCCTGAAAATCGCGTGCTTATAAAAGTAAATGTCGAAGATGCCGAGCGTGCCGATGCGATTTTCACAAAACTTATGGGTGATGATGTATCGCTTCGCAAAAACTTTATTCAGTCAGAAGCGAAAAATGCAAAGCTCGAAGAGCTAGATATTTAG
- the gyrA gene encoding DNA gyrase subunit A has protein sequence MEDDMTTNVPTSDDDMSLDTPAEVAGIEHRTIEKVMEDSFFRYSMSVIIDRALPDVRDGLKPVHRRILYSMNVNNNRSTAKFVKSALIVGDVMGKYHPHGDSAIYNAMVRLAQPWSLRYPLIQGQGNFGSMDGDEPAAMRYTEARMAKLADEILVDIDKETIDFRDNYDGSRQEPVVLPAKVPNLLLNGQIGIAVGMATNIPSHNLSELVDATVELIDNDQATTDDLLKHVKGPDFPTGATIYGGAPMRQAYQTGRGSVMMRAVADIVETKKGRHRIVVTEVPYGVNKASLIEKIAELVKDKKLNGISDLRDESARGAVRVVIELKKDAYPKKLLNQLYKLTPLQTSFNFNMLALIDGVQPRILGLKEMLEEFVKHRQHVVRRRTEYELRKARERAHILEGYKIALDHIDEVIKTIRASKTQDEAEKALIAKFELTEIQAKAILAMQLRRLTGLEREAIENELTELLTMIKRFEEILADEKEILAIIKSELLEMKDKYGDERRSKIINHELGKFSDEELIPEEEAVVLLTTENYIKRTLLTEYRRQHRGGKGKRGMTTKEEDVIAQLVSASTHDWLLFFTNKGRVFRLKAYEVPAASLAAKGVAAVNLLQLQPEEKITSIINHAKDAPDDGYLFMATTKGTVKKTPLKDYANIRTNGLITIKLDDGDELRWIKQTSGENDVVISTSAGQAVRFNESECRPMGRAARGVRGVRLRPNDIVVGMDVVTVSEQTLLVISQNGYGKITKVANFPSHKRGGVGIKAAVVTNKTGPIITVQTLEAGANEALLISQGGQTIRVLLSDIPTLGRTTQGVRIMRLSEGDAVSSIGIMQETELSLDGDQEEKG, from the coding sequence ATGGAAGACGACATGACGACAAATGTACCAACAAGTGACGATGATATGAGCCTTGATACTCCTGCTGAAGTGGCAGGCATCGAGCATCGAACTATTGAAAAGGTAATGGAGGACAGCTTCTTCCGTTACTCGATGAGCGTGATTATTGACCGCGCACTGCCAGATGTGCGTGATGGATTAAAGCCAGTTCATCGCCGCATTCTTTATTCTATGAATGTCAATAACAACCGATCGACCGCAAAGTTCGTGAAAAGTGCGCTTATCGTCGGTGATGTTATGGGAAAATACCATCCGCATGGCGATAGCGCCATCTATAACGCGATGGTCCGCCTTGCACAACCATGGTCACTTCGCTACCCACTCATTCAGGGACAGGGAAACTTTGGTTCAATGGATGGCGACGAACCAGCAGCGATGCGTTATACAGAAGCGCGTATGGCGAAGCTTGCCGATGAGATACTCGTAGACATTGATAAAGAGACGATCGATTTTCGCGACAACTACGATGGCTCACGCCAGGAGCCAGTTGTGCTGCCCGCGAAAGTTCCGAACCTACTGCTAAATGGCCAGATTGGTATTGCCGTGGGCATGGCGACAAATATCCCTTCGCACAACCTTAGTGAGCTTGTTGATGCCACGGTTGAGCTGATCGATAATGATCAAGCTACAACAGATGATCTGCTAAAACATGTTAAAGGCCCTGATTTCCCAACTGGAGCGACAATTTATGGTGGCGCGCCTATGCGCCAAGCGTACCAGACGGGGCGAGGCAGTGTGATGATGCGCGCTGTGGCAGATATTGTCGAGACGAAAAAAGGTAGGCACCGGATAGTGGTTACAGAGGTTCCTTATGGTGTCAACAAAGCTTCTCTCATCGAAAAGATTGCTGAGCTAGTCAAAGATAAAAAGTTAAATGGAATTAGCGACCTTCGAGATGAAAGTGCTCGCGGTGCAGTGCGGGTTGTTATTGAGCTCAAGAAAGACGCTTACCCTAAGAAGTTACTCAATCAGCTTTACAAGCTAACGCCGCTCCAGACGAGTTTTAACTTCAACATGCTTGCGTTGATCGATGGCGTACAGCCTCGCATCTTAGGCCTTAAAGAAATGCTCGAAGAGTTTGTAAAGCATCGACAGCATGTCGTGCGCCGGCGCACCGAATATGAGCTTCGTAAGGCACGTGAGCGTGCACACATTCTGGAAGGTTACAAGATAGCGCTTGACCACATAGATGAAGTGATCAAGACAATCCGTGCTAGTAAAACTCAGGATGAGGCTGAAAAGGCCTTGATCGCCAAGTTTGAGCTAACTGAAATACAAGCTAAGGCAATACTTGCAATGCAACTCCGCCGACTCACGGGACTTGAACGAGAAGCAATTGAGAATGAACTGACAGAACTATTAACCATGATTAAGCGCTTCGAAGAAATCTTGGCTGACGAGAAAGAAATTCTCGCGATCATAAAATCAGAACTGCTTGAAATGAAAGATAAGTACGGTGATGAACGTCGTAGTAAAATTATCAACCATGAGCTTGGTAAGTTTAGTGACGAGGAATTAATCCCCGAAGAGGAAGCAGTTGTGCTTTTGACAACAGAAAACTACATTAAGCGTACACTACTCACAGAGTATCGTCGTCAGCATAGGGGCGGTAAGGGCAAGCGCGGTATGACAACAAAGGAAGAAGATGTCATTGCCCAACTCGTATCGGCAAGCACGCATGATTGGTTGTTGTTCTTCACGAACAAAGGGCGAGTATTCCGTCTTAAGGCGTATGAAGTTCCAGCAGCAAGTTTGGCGGCAAAAGGTGTAGCAGCGGTAAACTTACTCCAGCTTCAGCCGGAAGAGAAAATCACTTCAATTATCAATCATGCCAAAGATGCTCCAGATGACGGCTATCTCTTTATGGCGACGACAAAAGGTACTGTTAAGAAAACACCGCTTAAAGACTACGCAAATATTCGCACTAACGGACTTATCACTATCAAACTGGATGATGGGGATGAACTGCGATGGATCAAACAAACATCGGGTGAGAATGATGTTGTGATATCCACATCAGCCGGGCAGGCAGTGAGGTTTAACGAGTCCGAGTGTCGACCAATGGGACGTGCCGCAAGAGGTGTACGAGGTGTCAGGCTTAGGCCAAATGACATAGTTGTAGGTATGGATGTGGTCACCGTTAGTGAACAAACGCTGCTCGTCATCAGTCAAAACGGGTACGGAAAGATTACAAAAGTGGCAAACTTTCCGAGCCATAAGCGGGGAGGGGTGGGAATAAAAGCCGCTGTTGTAACAAATAAAACGGGACCTATTATCACTGTTCAAACACTAGAAGCAGGAGCGAATGAAGCACTACTCATTAGTCAGGGTGGACAGACGATCCGTGTTTTGTTAAGTGATATCCCGACACTTGGTCGAACTACACAGGGAGTGCGTATAATGCGCTTGTCCGAAGGGGATGCTGTTTCTTCAATCGGCATTATGCAAGAAACCGAACTGTCTCTCGATGGAGATCAAGAGGAGAAGGGATAA
- a CDS encoding divergent PAP2 family protein, with protein MEQVISPYILAIIAAWVLAHIIKYGIAWLKGKQLDLTHQLFISGGMPSSHAATSVAVWTVVLLKEGYRSAIFGLATLVVLIVCYDAVKVRRSVGEQGNAIQEIIKKTNIKVNVPRSAQGHTPLEVIAGSLLGCVIGVLVFVFTK; from the coding sequence ATGGAACAAGTCATCTCACCATATATACTCGCCATCATCGCTGCATGGGTGCTGGCACATATCATAAAATACGGCATCGCCTGGCTTAAGGGGAAGCAGCTCGATCTAACCCACCAGCTCTTTATCTCAGGTGGTATGCCGAGTTCACATGCTGCTACTTCAGTTGCGGTTTGGACTGTTGTCCTGCTGAAGGAAGGGTACCGCTCGGCGATTTTTGGATTAGCTACGCTGGTGGTACTAATCGTATGCTATGACGCTGTAAAGGTACGGCGTTCAGTTGGTGAACAGGGGAATGCAATCCAAGAGATCATCAAGAAAACAAATATCAAGGTAAACGTACCTCGTTCAGCTCAAGGTCATACCCCGCTTGAAGTAATCGCAGGGTCTTTGTTGGGCTGCGTTATTGGGGTGCTCGTGTTTGTCTTTACAAAATAA